The DNA sequence TACTCCGCGAGTTCCGGCGTCTGGTCCCCGACGGTGATGCCCAACGCCGAGCTGAACAACTCCGGGTGGCGGCTGGCATAGAACACGTCGTCGTGCCGGGTGACCGCCCAGTGGCCTGCGACCGGGGCGTCGTTGTCGACGACGTAGGACTCGTGAAACGACACCGGGGCTTCGCGGCGGAGGGTCGTGAACGCGCCGTCCCGGTAGTCGTCGTCGAATCCCCAGAAGTCCCACGAGCCGAGATCGATCTCGGCCAACGGCACGGCCGGCGGCGCGATTCCGTTGGGGCGGACGAGAGGTCCTGCCTGCGAGTCTGGTCGCGAGTCTGTACTCGAACTCATGCAGCCCCAGCGTAGCCTCACGGCGCGGCTTCATGCCCCTTTCTGCCGTGGGTGCGACGCTTTTCCTTCAGCCGCGCCTCGTGCAGGTGACGCGCGCCGTCGGTCAGCTCCTCGCGCAACCGGCGCTCGTGGTCCCGGAACAGCGACCAGTAGGTGTCGTCGAATTCCTCCACCACCTGGAAGGTCCACCGTCCCTCGATCACGTTGTGCCCGATCAGTTCCGTTTCGATGCGCTCCGCCGCGTCCACGTGGCCCGCGTCCCGCAGCGCGTCGGACGCATCACCCAGCAGCAGGTCGGCGTGGCCGATCAGCTGGTGGAACGAGTAGAGGTGCCCCCGCGCGCGCTCGACGAACTCGAGCGCCTCGGTCACCTTGCCGACGGCATCGACGGTTCCGTTGTCTTCACCGTTGTCGCTCATGTCGGCGAAATACCCGCGCCATCACCCCACCAACCGCGCCGGCAGATCCGTCAGGGTGGGGTCACGATTGCCCGGTCACGCCGGTGGTCGGGCCGGCAGTCACGCTTCCACGACCGCCTTGATCCGCTCCAGCGTCTTGCGCATGTCACGCAGGTTGCGGCGCCGCCGGAGCTGGCCGCCGAACACCGAGTACAGCGACATCAGCGGACTCGCGTTGAGCTGGAACGACTCGGTGACGTCGGTGCGTCCCTGCGCGGGTGTCAACCGGTAATGCCAGTTGTTCACCGCCCGATCGCCGACAAGGACCTCGAACCCGAACTCCCGGCCGGGTTCACAGGCCGTCACGCGGCACGTCGTCCAGTACACGGGGCCGATCTCGTTGCGCCGCACATGCCCGCGGAACTTCGCGCCGAGCGTCGGGCCGGTCGCACCGTCGAGCCACTCGGCCTCGAACGTTTCCGGCGAGTACCGACCGATGTTGCGGATATCGGTGATCACCTCCCAGATCTGCTCGGCCGACGCTGTCATCGTCACCGTGACGGCTCCCCGCATCACCGCACTCCTTTCTGCTCCGTCCGCGACGGAGTCTGTTCGTGACCGAGTCTGTTCGTGACCGACTCTGTTCGTGACCGACTCTGTCCGTCACGGGGCCACCTCGTCACCGTCACAGCTTTGCGCACAACCACATCACCGCACCGCGTTCTGATCTGTCCCGGCCTTGCCCGTCCACCTCATTCGATGCGGTAGACGTGCTCGGGAGTCAGTTCCGTGGTGATCGCGGTCGCCAGCAGTGTCCCCGGATCCTTCCCCTCGAACGGGATGTCGGTGTTGATGAGAATGACGAGCGTGGTCTGCGCGGCGGGCAGGTACACCGCGACGGTCTGATAGCCCGGCAGGCTGCCGTTGTGACCGATCCACCCGCCCAGATTGAACAGACCGAGCCCATAGCCGTCCGGCGGGCTCTGCCCCGGTAACGCCACCGTCTGCAGCCGCTGTTCCTGCATCTGACGGGTCAGCAGCTTCCCCGTCGCGAGGGCCGGCGCCCAGATCCGCAGGTCGTCGAGCGTGGAGATCATCGCTCCGGCCGCCCACGCCCACGACGGATTCCACTCCGTGGCGGTGGTTTCGCCGCCATCGGGGGTCTGTGTCGTATAGCCCTCGGCGTGCGGGTCGGGGAAGGCGCCGCCGGAGGGAAAGCTGGTCTGGGACATGCCCAGAGGTTCGAGGATGTGGTGGCCGATGTGCTCGCCGAGCGGTCGGCCACCGACCTGCTCGACCACCAGCCCCAACAGCACGGTGTTGGTGTTGCTGTACTGGACGCCCTGTCCGGGGGCGAACGCGACCGGCTGGGAGAAGGCGTAGCTGAGCAGTTCCTCGGGGGTGAAGGAGCGCTGCGGGTCGGCGAACAACGCCTGCTGGAACTGCGGATCGGCCGAGTAGTTGGCCAGGCCGCTGCGCATGCCGGCGAGTTGCCGCAGCGTGATGGTGTCGCCGTTGGGCACGTCGGGCACATAATCGGCGATCGTGTCGTCCAGGTCCACGCGACCCTGGTCGGCCAGCTGCAATACCGCGGTGACGGTGAACGTCTTGGTCAGACTGCCTATCCGGCTGTAGAAGCCCGTCTTCATCGGCGCCCGCGTCTTCTTGTCGGCCACCCCGAACGCCCGGACGTAATCCCCGCCCGGACCCCAGATCCCGACAATGGCACCGGGAATCCCGGCCTCGGTCATCACCCGCTCGACGGCCGCGTCGAGGCGGTTCGTGACGTCGGCGGCCATCGTCGCCGCAGGCGCAGGACTCGCCTGCGAGGACGTTTCGGGCAGCGGTTCCTCGACCGGCCCCGCGCAACCCACCACGGTCAACAGCACCGTGCAGAGGAGGGACAGCGCGCGAAGGATCATCGCGTTCACAGTATTCGTCCCGGCAAGCCGCCGGCCGCGGATGGTTGTGCCGTCAGCGGTCGAAGTCGGCGTCGTAGTCCGGGTCGTCCGGCACGTCCATCGACTGCTCGATCAGATCGGCTTCATTGGCCTGCCAGTCCCGGTCGGCTGAGACACGCTCGGCGTCGGGCCATGACTGCTGATCGGAGTCGTCGACCGGAGTGCGCTGCTCGGCCACATCAGCTTCAGGCGCCTCCGGTGCGTCACCGAATTGGCTGCGGTCAGGTGTCGTCATCAGCGTTCCTTCCAGCGATCAGTGACGGGTGTGCGCCTCCACGATAGGCGCGCCCGGCCGGATACCCTCGCGTGTGCCCGGCTGTACCGCTGCCCGCCGGTTGTCTCGAAACGTTCTCCAGCACGGCTGTACCGGCTGCTCGCTGGTCGTCTCCGAACGGGGGCCCGCACGGCTGTCG is a window from the Mycolicibacterium poriferae genome containing:
- a CDS encoding SRPBCC family protein gives rise to the protein MRGAVTVTMTASAEQIWEVITDIRNIGRYSPETFEAEWLDGATGPTLGAKFRGHVRRNEIGPVYWTTCRVTACEPGREFGFEVLVGDRAVNNWHYRLTPAQGRTDVTESFQLNASPLMSLYSVFGGQLRRRRNLRDMRKTLERIKAVVEA
- a CDS encoding serine hydrolase domain-containing protein — protein: MILRALSLLCTVLLTVVGCAGPVEEPLPETSSQASPAPAATMAADVTNRLDAAVERVMTEAGIPGAIVGIWGPGGDYVRAFGVADKKTRAPMKTGFYSRIGSLTKTFTVTAVLQLADQGRVDLDDTIADYVPDVPNGDTITLRQLAGMRSGLANYSADPQFQQALFADPQRSFTPEELLSYAFSQPVAFAPGQGVQYSNTNTVLLGLVVEQVGGRPLGEHIGHHILEPLGMSQTSFPSGGAFPDPHAEGYTTQTPDGGETTATEWNPSWAWAAGAMISTLDDLRIWAPALATGKLLTRQMQEQRLQTVALPGQSPPDGYGLGLFNLGGWIGHNGSLPGYQTVAVYLPAAQTTLVILINTDIPFEGKDPGTLLATAITTELTPEHVYRIE